One Flagellimonas sp. CMM7 genomic region harbors:
- a CDS encoding sodium:solute symporter, translating into MSSIQILLLIGAYFLVLMTISYFTGKNDSNSDFFKAGKQSPWYLVAFGMVGASLSGVTFISVPGWIEDSQFGYIQVVFGFLFGYFVVAYVLLPLYYKYNLTSIYEYLLDRFGTVSHKTGAFFFFISRVLGAAFRLYLVAIVLQQFVFDDLGIRFEFTVIISILLIWIYTNRGGIKTIVWTDTLQTLFMILAVVLSVIFILDELNWTFSEFLSSEELKPYSQFLYTDSLLERNHFIKSFVGGMFITICMTGLDQDMMQKNLTCKSLKDAQKNMVSFSLVLVGVTFLFMLLGALLFIYSGKNGISIPLMDGSPKSDLLFPEIALNSGLGLTLAITFMLGLIAAAYSSADSALTSLTTSFCVDFLNVEKRKEEEQKKVRKRTHIAMSIMLILVIISFKYILSSNVIDSLLTVSGYTYGPLLGLFAFGILTKHQIKDKYVWVVSILSVVVIALVANIPSSFLGGYIVGYELLPLNGLLTFFGLWLIRTRKPISSIDQ; encoded by the coding sequence ATGTCCTCAATACAAATTCTATTGCTCATTGGTGCTTATTTTCTAGTATTAATGACCATCTCCTACTTCACGGGAAAAAACGATTCTAATTCAGATTTTTTTAAAGCAGGTAAACAATCACCATGGTATTTAGTTGCATTTGGTATGGTAGGTGCCTCACTTTCAGGAGTTACCTTTATTTCGGTCCCCGGATGGATAGAAGATTCTCAATTTGGTTATATACAAGTAGTTTTTGGCTTCTTGTTTGGATATTTTGTTGTTGCTTATGTTCTACTGCCGTTATATTATAAGTACAATCTTACCTCAATTTATGAGTATTTATTAGACCGTTTTGGCACTGTTAGTCATAAAACAGGTGCTTTTTTCTTTTTTATCTCTAGGGTTTTGGGTGCCGCCTTTAGATTATATCTAGTAGCTATAGTATTGCAACAATTTGTTTTTGATGATTTAGGTATTCGTTTTGAGTTTACCGTGATTATTTCCATTCTGTTAATTTGGATTTATACGAACAGGGGAGGCATAAAAACCATCGTTTGGACAGATACCTTACAGACCTTATTTATGATTCTGGCCGTGGTATTATCCGTAATATTTATTCTTGATGAATTGAATTGGACTTTTAGTGAATTTTTGAGTTCTGAGGAATTAAAACCTTACAGTCAATTTCTTTATACCGATAGTCTATTGGAACGCAATCATTTTATCAAATCTTTTGTTGGCGGTATGTTCATAACTATTTGTATGACCGGATTAGATCAGGATATGATGCAAAAAAATCTTACCTGCAAATCTTTAAAGGATGCGCAAAAAAATATGGTTTCATTTAGTTTGGTTCTCGTAGGGGTAACATTTTTATTTATGTTGCTCGGAGCTTTGTTGTTCATTTATTCAGGTAAAAATGGCATCTCCATCCCGCTAATGGACGGTTCGCCAAAATCAGATTTGTTGTTTCCTGAAATTGCATTGAACAGTGGTTTGGGGCTAACCTTGGCCATTACTTTTATGTTAGGATTGATTGCTGCTGCCTACAGCAGTGCAGATAGTGCGCTAACATCCCTTACCACTTCTTTTTGCGTAGATTTTTTAAATGTTGAAAAAAGAAAGGAAGAAGAACAAAAAAAAGTCAGAAAACGCACCCATATTGCGATGAGCATTATGCTCATATTGGTCATTATTTCCTTTAAGTACATTTTGAGCAGTAACGTGATTGATAGTTTGTTAACGGTATCCGGATATACATATGGACCATTATTGGGCCTATTTGCTTTCGGCATTTTAACCAAACATCAAATAAAGGACAAATATGTTTGGGTTGTTTCAATATTGTCTGTGGTTGTCATAGCCCTAGTAGCCAATATTCCTTCTTCGTTTCTAGGTGGCTATATAGTTGGTTATGAGTTGTTGCCGTTGAATGGTTTATTAACCTTTTTTGGACTTTGGTTAATTAGGACACGAAAGCCTATCTCTAGTATTGACCAGTAG
- a CDS encoding CoA-binding protein, with protein MVKTLVLGASLNPSRYSNLAIHRLIESKIETEAFGVMEGAVSGVQIKTNLNDFQNIDTITLYLNPKRQEQYYNDIVQLKPRRVIFNPGTENPEFYKILEAAGIKVEVACTLVLLATGQY; from the coding sequence ATGGTTAAGACACTAGTTTTGGGAGCATCTTTAAACCCCAGTAGATATAGTAATTTGGCAATCCATCGTTTGATTGAAAGCAAAATTGAAACAGAAGCGTTTGGAGTAATGGAGGGAGCTGTTTCTGGGGTACAAATTAAAACCAACCTAAATGATTTCCAAAATATTGATACTATAACTTTATATCTAAACCCCAAAAGGCAAGAACAATACTACAATGATATTGTTCAACTAAAGCCCCGAAGGGTAATTTTTAATCCTGGTACTGAAAACCCTGAGTTTTATAAAATCCTAGAAGCGGCAGGAATAAAAGTTGAGGTAGCCTGCACTCTGGTTTTATTGGCTACTGGTCAATACTAG